The stretch of DNA AATCCCATCGCACTAAACATATACCATGCCGACATCTGCCCACAATCATCATTCCCGCACAACCCGTCGGGTTTAGGCATATAAAATTTATCAAAAACTTCGCGTATCAGTTCTGCTGTACGATAATTCTTTCCTGCCATCGTATACAGGTATATCACATGATGGCTGGGCTCGTTTCCCTGCGCATATTGCCCTATCAGTCCTGTGACGTCTCCGGTAAACCCGCCCTGCTCCGTTTTATTTGCCAATATAAAGAGCGAATCCAGTTTAGCCGTGAAAGATTCTTTTCCACCCATAGCCTCTATCAATCCGTCAATATCCTGCAGGACATGCCACGTATATTGCCACGCATTGCCCTCGGTATAATCACCCCCCGCCGTTCCTGCATGCGACAAATGATACTTATCGAAAGGAGTACGCCAGTTTCCTTTCGAATCTTTACCCCGCATAAGTTTTGCAGACGGGTCGAAAAGACTTTTGTAATAACAGGAGCGTTCCATAAAAAATGCATAATCTTCTTCTTTTCCCAGTTTTTGCGCTAACCGGGCGGCACAATAATCATCATATCCGCATTCGAGTGTTCGGGAAACCGATTCTTCAGGAACTAAGTCATACGGAAAATAACCATACCGGTCATACATTTTCCAGTCATATTTGCGATGATATCCGGTAAGGGATTTTTTCACCAGTTGATACGCTCTCTCATAATCGATACCTTTAAAATTCTTCAAGCAGGCTTCTGCAACTACAGGAACTCCGTGATTACCTATCATGCAGTATGTTTCCTTTCCCCACAATGCCCATATAGGCAGATAACCATAAGCCTCGGCATGCAAAAGCATCGTATTCACCATATCCGGAACCAGTTCCGGAGTAATGATCGTATACATAGGATGAGCAGCCCGGAAAGTGTCCCATAAAGAGAACGTAGAATAATATTTTCCGAACGGAGACATCGAGACAGAATCCGTTGCTCCCCGGTAAAAACCATCCACATCGGCAATATTAGAAGGTTGTAACATTAAATGATAAACCGAAGTATAAAAATTTTTCTTCTGATCTTCTGTACCTTCTACTTTTACGCGTGACAAGTATCTATTCCATTCTTTGTCTGCATTATCTTTTACTTTTTCGAAATTCCAGTGATCCAGTTCTGCTTCCATATTTCTTTCGGCACCTTCGAGGTTTACCATCGAATATGCTATTTTCACCTGTAATTGTTCCTCTTTTCCTGTATCGAAACGGAAAACTTTTTTAGGAGCTTTACTATCCTTTTCTCCCGTAACATCTTTCACAGAAACAAACGGGCGATCAAACTTCATGACAAAAAACAATTGCCGTCGGGTCCAGGCACGAACAATCTGATGACCTACTATCGTACTATCGTTTTTTATCCGAACATCAGAAAAAACCACCCGGTTGTCATAGTCTTTCCGGCTACCGACAGATCCACTCTGAAAATCTATATAAACCGATCCTTCCTCACCCTCAAAAAAATACTTGTGCATCGCAACATGAGGAGTCGCGGTCAGTTCTATTCTTACCTTATGATCCGTCAATTTTACCCCATAATAGCCAGGAGTGGCTTTTTCACTTTTCTTATCATAACGGCTTTGAAAAGCATCTGCAGGTTTCCCTGAAAAAGGCATCATCAACAAATCCCCCATATCGGGAACTCCGGTACCATTCAGTCTGTTCTGCGTGAAGCCCCAGATTTTTTCATCTTCATAACGATAACCGGCGCAATAGTCCCACTCAAAATTTCCTGTTTGAGGACCCGGCTGCATCATACCAAAGGGATAAGCGGCGCCCGGATAAGTATGCCCTGTATATGTAGTTCCTACAAAAGGATCGACATAATCACAATAATTAATATCTTCTCCCTTTTTCGAAATACAACCGGAAATCATCAGCACAGACAGTGATAATATAAATACAGATCTCATGGACATCTCAATATTAATATTTTACAATCAATTTCTTTACAATTTTTCCTTTATCCAAACCTGAGATATTCACCAAATACAGACCAGCGTCAAAACCGTTTAAAGGAATGATAAACGTATATTCCCCGGAAGAGGAGCATTTACCTGATACTTCATATCTTTTTATACCTTGCAGATCGTTTATCGTAATAATTATATCTTGAGGAAGCATAGTCCTAAAGCTAATCCGGATCTTATCTTTCGCCGGATTCGGAGCAATTTCGATATTCGACAATACAGCTTCAGGATCGAATACAGACAACATTTCGGACACAGGAACAAAATACCATTGCTGATTATCACTACCTGTTATATTGTTATTATATTCGATAGCATTTGTCCCATTCTCATAATTACCTCCGCTGTTATTGACCGATTTACCCGTTCTTTTATTAACTATACCATACATATTACCGGTATTCACGGGTTTTATATACCATTGCTGATCCGGATTGTCATTTTCTGCCGAAGTTTGGATTAAATTTATATTTTCATCCGTTCTTGTCATTGCCAAACCCGAATTTTTATTGATTATCTGAAACAAGTCCCCTTCTATCTGTTTCATTTCCCACAACTGAGCATCATTATTTTCCAAGGGTTCCCACATAACCAGTATTTCATTAGCGTCCAACGAATTCTGATTAACACTAATCCAGTTTCCTGTTTTTTTATTTTTAATCGCATAATAATAATTGTCAGGAACAAAAGGTTCGGAAGGTTTCTGCGGTTCAGCAGAGAAATTTTCCGTCAAGAATTCGATTCTTTTCTCCACATAGGATTTAAGATAATCGATACCTTCCTGATACGTTTTAAATAAATAGTTTTCTAAATAAACTTCTTTATCGAGAATATCCCAGGTCTCGAAATTTCTTTTCTGGGATGCATCGATCAACTGTGCGGTCTCATCGATATATGAAAGCAACGAACCGGATAAATCGTCTGCAATAAGCTTCTGCCATCGTCTGCATACTGCATCCCTGAACCAATCATCGCGCCATAATTGATGTATCCATTCTTTAGGATCCCAGGCTGCATCTCTCATAAATTTACGAGTCGCATCCCCCAACCGTTTGTCATTGTTGAAAGCAATATCATAATCCCATAACGGCCCGTAATATAACTTGTCATCGGAACGTTTTTTATAAAAATACGTACTCCAGAAAGAATCGGGATTGCCTGTAAGCTCGCAAGCGATATACCAGTTAACAAGAGAGACCGTATCTACCATGGCACGATATCCTTTTTCCGGATCGGCAAAATCGGCGGAGAAAAGCCGTTTCTCATAATCGGCAAAATATTTTTTGATATAAGCAAGCTGAGTACTGTTGATGACATCCGAGTCCGGAGACTTTACCACCAGCTTCATACCATGTTCTGTGAGAAACCATACCGGTTCGTCGGTCGGATCACCGGCCTGTTCAATCAGATACCCTCCTGTAATATCAGGTTCGGTTATCTCCGTACCTTCCTGTTCCACAACATTTACACGGTTCTTATCTACCTGTATCTGGTCGGTAAGCATATAATTACCCAGATAAGTCCCATTGAGCACGACATCGACAAAACGTACCGAAGGAGTAAATTCAAATCCCAAAATCGTACTTATTTTAAAAGCTAAAGCATTCCTTATAAGCGTTTTATCTGCATAATTGGCCAAAAGAACCCAACTTTTAGCTTTAGCCGGCAAATTCAAGACATTAGCCTTTTTATCGAATTTTATCCTATAAGCCTTTTTATCCATCCTGAATGTCGAATTTCCACGTAATCTGATTCCGGCAATGGCCGAAAGCTCTTCGGTAGGATCGGAACTTTTAATTACGACATTTCCGGAAACATAATTTTCCTTATCAACCACAGGCGCCCCGTTCTCGGTCGTAATGTATAAAGTGGGCAGATTGGTAAGTTGCTCTTGAGCAAAAGACTGAGTTACATAAAGCGATAAAGCAAATATTATACTCAATAAATACTTACCTGATTTACCTCTAATTATAGTCATGATATATAAATTTTATTTACTTCAGCAGAGAAGTAATCTGGTTAATAATACGTTATTATTTTTTTTCTGACGAAATTTCCCAAATATCCGTCCTGAAGGGACAAGCCGGAAGCCCCTCTTTATTATATAAATTACCATCCGGATTGTTGCCCCAATCATAACGGACCGCTACAGGATTTTCTACCCGGTCACTATAAACGATGACTTTATCTCCGGAAATATACGCCTTAGCCCAAACAAAATTTTTATCGTTTCCGGCAATGGAAAATCCACTCAGATAACCGTATTTATTACGTATATCCAGTCCTGAACCTATGTGATCGAAGGTAATAGTTATTTTGTTCCCTGTTACTTCGAACGACTTAAACACCGGCCCCGAAACTATCAGATCTTCTCTTCCGTAATCGTTCTTCAATGCATGAAGCGCCAACCGTACTCCCACATCTTGTTTATTTCGGGGATGGATATCTCCGGCATCCCCAATATCTATAATGACGGCTTGTCCTGTTCGGGGTAAAGAGAGCGTCATTGTTTGTGCTTCTCGCAATTCGGCCCAGGAACTCTCCCGGGGCTGCTCGTCCGACGCCATATAATTAGCTAATTGTACCCAATAGAACGGGAATTCATATCCCCATTTATTTCTCCAATCGTTGATGAGAGTCGGGAATAAGGTCCTGTAACTATAAGCATCCTCTGCATTATTCTCTCCTTGATACCATATTACCCCTTTCATTGCCAGCCTCACAATAGGATGAATCATGGCATTATACAACAATGAAGGATAAAAATTGGGAGATGTCGCCGTATAATTATATTTTTTGTTCGACTCGGCCAGCTTATATTTCCAAATACCGGATAAAAAATACTTCTTTTGGTCCACTTCCAGATAAACTTCTTCCGGAGTTCCGTACACGCCTCCTCCGGCGGCCGTATCAACAATACGTACACTTATACGGTTAACTCCCGGTTTTAACACGCCAGGAGAGACATTATACAATCTGGGAATATTGTATCCTTCCGTAGCCCCTACTTTTACACCGTTAATCCATGTGTCGTCATTATCATCTATTTTTCCAAGACTTATTAACGCTGGTTCGCCCGTTACAGATTCCGGCAATAAAAGATCGTACTGGATCCAAACCACTCCGTCTATATTCTCCAAATCAGGAACAGTCCATATCTGCGGAACCGGTAAATCCCCCCACCCGGAAATATCGGTAGACGGATTCTGCCAGCCTTTCTGTAATCCCAAATCATTTTTAAGGGCTGCATCATACAGAAGTTTATTCTTTATATTTTCAGCCAGAAATTTTTCAGGGTCAGATTGCCTGACCGCATTATATCTTGCCATAAATTTATCTGGCAGAGCATTAAAAACATCCGGACTAATCCAGGTTTCTATGTCGGTCCCTCCCCAAGATGAATTTATAATCCCAATAGGAATACCCGTTTCCTGATATAATTTACGCGCAAAGAAATAAGCAACAGCCGAAAAATCTCCAACAGTAGACGGAGTGCAAATATCCCAGTGACCTTTAAAATCAGGCTCCGGCATAAAAGACATTTCATGGACTACATTGAAAGACCGTATTTGAGAATAATCTGCCGTACACATTTCTTTTTTTGCGTTCATCGAGTTCGATACGATCCATTCCATATTCGATTGTCCGCTACATAACCACACATCTCCAATAAGAATATTTTCTTTCACCAGAACATTTTTTTTACCACGAACTTCCAAGGTATACGGTCCCCCATAAGTCATAGGATTAAGAATAACCTTCCAGTTTCCGGCCCGATCGGCTATGGCCGTTAAT from Barnesiella propionica encodes:
- a CDS encoding GH92 family glycosyl hydrolase, with protein sequence MRSVFILSLSVLMISGCISKKGEDINYCDYVDPFVGTTYTGHTYPGAAYPFGMMQPGPQTGNFEWDYCAGYRYEDEKIWGFTQNRLNGTGVPDMGDLLMMPFSGKPADAFQSRYDKKSEKATPGYYGVKLTDHKVRIELTATPHVAMHKYFFEGEEGSVYIDFQSGSVGSRKDYDNRVVFSDVRIKNDSTIVGHQIVRAWTRRQLFFVMKFDRPFVSVKDVTGEKDSKAPKKVFRFDTGKEEQLQVKIAYSMVNLEGAERNMEAELDHWNFEKVKDNADKEWNRYLSRVKVEGTEDQKKNFYTSVYHLMLQPSNIADVDGFYRGATDSVSMSPFGKYYSTFSLWDTFRAAHPMYTIITPELVPDMVNTMLLHAEAYGYLPIWALWGKETYCMIGNHGVPVVAEACLKNFKGIDYERAYQLVKKSLTGYHRKYDWKMYDRYGYFPYDLVPEESVSRTLECGYDDYCAARLAQKLGKEEDYAFFMERSCYYKSLFDPSAKLMRGKDSKGNWRTPFDKYHLSHAGTAGGDYTEGNAWQYTWHVLQDIDGLIEAMGGKESFTAKLDSLFILANKTEQGGFTGDVTGLIGQYAQGNEPSHHVIYLYTMAGKNYRTAELIREVFDKFYMPKPDGLCGNDDCGQMSAWYMFSAMGFYPVNTVSGEFVIGAPQLPKVKIELPEGKSFTVIAENLSDHNKYVKSVKLNGADLTDFKITYEEIMAGGTLVFKMDKSAR
- a CDS encoding CotH kinase family protein, translated to MTIIRGKSGKYLLSIIFALSLYVTQSFAQEQLTNLPTLYITTENGAPVVDKENYVSGNVVIKSSDPTEELSAIAGIRLRGNSTFRMDKKAYRIKFDKKANVLNLPAKAKSWVLLANYADKTLIRNALAFKISTILGFEFTPSVRFVDVVLNGTYLGNYMLTDQIQVDKNRVNVVEQEGTEITEPDITGGYLIEQAGDPTDEPVWFLTEHGMKLVVKSPDSDVINSTQLAYIKKYFADYEKRLFSADFADPEKGYRAMVDTVSLVNWYIACELTGNPDSFWSTYFYKKRSDDKLYYGPLWDYDIAFNNDKRLGDATRKFMRDAAWDPKEWIHQLWRDDWFRDAVCRRWQKLIADDLSGSLLSYIDETAQLIDASQKRNFETWDILDKEVYLENYLFKTYQEGIDYLKSYVEKRIEFLTENFSAEPQKPSEPFVPDNYYYAIKNKKTGNWISVNQNSLDANEILVMWEPLENNDAQLWEMKQIEGDLFQIINKNSGLAMTRTDENINLIQTSAENDNPDQQWYIKPVNTGNMYGIVNKRTGKSVNNSGGNYENGTNAIEYNNNITGSDNQQWYFVPVSEMLSVFDPEAVLSNIEIAPNPAKDKIRISFRTMLPQDIIITINDLQGIKRYEVSGKCSSSGEYTFIIPLNGFDAGLYLVNISGLDKGKIVKKLIVKY
- a CDS encoding sialate O-acetylesterase, which gives rise to MKKSALLILLFAFWGISFLFAEVRLPAIFSDNMILQRDQPVSLWGWADKNEKIEIVFNGQRLTAIADRAGNWKVILNPMTYGGPYTLEVRGKKNVLVKENILIGDVWLCSGQSNMEWIVSNSMNAKKEMCTADYSQIRSFNVVHEMSFMPEPDFKGHWDICTPSTVGDFSAVAYFFARKLYQETGIPIGIINSSWGGTDIETWISPDVFNALPDKFMARYNAVRQSDPEKFLAENIKNKLLYDAALKNDLGLQKGWQNPSTDISGWGDLPVPQIWTVPDLENIDGVVWIQYDLLLPESVTGEPALISLGKIDDNDDTWINGVKVGATEGYNIPRLYNVSPGVLKPGVNRISVRIVDTAAGGGVYGTPEEVYLEVDQKKYFLSGIWKYKLAESNKKYNYTATSPNFYPSLLYNAMIHPIVRLAMKGVIWYQGENNAEDAYSYRTLFPTLINDWRNKWGYEFPFYWVQLANYMASDEQPRESSWAELREAQTMTLSLPRTGQAVIIDIGDAGDIHPRNKQDVGVRLALHALKNDYGREDLIVSGPVFKSFEVTGNKITITFDHIGSGLDIRNKYGYLSGFSIAGNDKNFVWAKAYISGDKVIVYSDRVENPVAVRYDWGNNPDGNLYNKEGLPACPFRTDIWEISSEKK